DNA sequence from the Sulfurimonas sp. HSL3-7 genome:
CAAATATCGGCAGGGCACGCAGCAGGTGGGGAACCTTTTCGTCTAACATAAGGGGGACTCCAAAAGGTGAAATAGGCGGAGTATAGCATATTACTTTTGGATATTTTATAGAAAAAGCGTATTAACTGTTTTACCTAAGCCTAGTGACGATCAAGCGCCTATTAATAAGGCCTGTTTTTTGACGAAGCCTCAGTTCAACACACTCCATCCCTGACGCCAGTCACTGTTCTTACGGTATGCACCGATGAAATTGCTTTGCTCAAAGAAATCGTTTTCGACCTGCGCGATGTAGTTACCTTCCGTGACAACCGTTGAGTTGAATGTTTTGTTGAAGGTAAGAAGATCGTTGATCCCGGCGGCCTCGTCTTCGACATCGCCACGGGCACAATTAAACAGGTAAACGCCGTCAAAACGGTTTGTTTTAAACCGTTCCTGTCCCTCGCTTTTGACCACGATACCGACGCCGCCGACATTCCGGATCACGCCATTGTAAAGTGTCAACCCTGAACCAACTCTCGAGAAGACCGCTTCCGAGGTTTTCTTCGTACCGTCGATCTCAAAGTTTGCCACCTTTGCAAGCGTGCGGGGCTCAGCATTTTGGGATTTTTTGTTGTTGTCGGTCTCGATCCCTCTGGCATGGATCGATTCAACAGTAGTCTGTTTGATATAGACATACTGGATATTGCCCCGGTAGCCATGGTCAAAATCGAGGTTGTCATCACCGTTTCCGATCAGAATAATGTGTTTCATATTGACATTGCCGCCCCAGGCTTCGATGCCGTCGTCTTTGCCGTTATAGACCTCGACATAATCGATCGTCGTTTTTCGTCCGACACCGCCGAGGCTCAGACCATTGAGTTCTTCGCCCGGACGTACTTCGTTTCCGGCATAGCGGATCTGCACATACTTCAATATACCCGAGTTGTCCTCCTCATTGTCGCCGCCGAAACGCACATCGGTGTTGGAAAATTCGAAACGCTCCTCTTTACCGGCATTGGTCGGTCCATATCCTGCGATCGCGATACCGCCCCAGTCACCCGGCGTAGAGAGCAGACCGGCTGCATCTTTCATCGAGGTAAAGATGATAGGCTGTGAAGAGGTCCCTTCCGCAATGATCTGTGAACCGCGCGTCACGATCAAAAAATCGGCACCGGTCTTGCCAAAAACAGTTGTTCCCGGATCGATCACAAGTCTCGCCTCTTCTTTAGAGTCAATACCGATATGCACTTCGCCTTTAAGCGCCCAGAACTTGTCATTGGTCAGATGGATATTGTCTACATAGGTTCCGCGCAGCTGGCAGACAGGCTTGCCCTCAAAATCATCGCTGATCAACTGGGTGTTCTCCGGGCAAGAAATGGTTGATTCATGGAGTTCGTTCTGTTTTTCAAGACAACCGCTCATCGTCAACATCGCTGCCGCACTCAAACCTATCAGCCAAAATCCGTTTTTTTTCATAATACATCCTTTTTCGGCAAAATTCTAGGCGGCTATTATTTCAGAAACATTACTAAAGTATAAGATTTTGGTTACGGGGGAAATTCCAGATCGGCGGCATCGCGATGTAATACAAAAGTAATGCTTTTGCGCTACTATCCGCCCATGACAGACACTAGACATTTTTTAGAAAAGATCAAAGCACTTGATTTCGCCTTTCAGCCGATCGTCGATATACACACCAGAGAGATCTATGCAGTCGAGGCCCTGCTGCGAAACGTTGAAATAATAGGCTATGACTCCATCCACCACTTTTTTGACACGGCCTACCATCTGGGGCTTCTATACGCCGTCGATCTTCTGCTTCGTGAAAAAGCGATCAAAAAGTTTACGCAACTCGAAAACTATGCCGCCATCAAGCTCTTTTACAACCTTGATAACCGTCTGCTGGATATGGAGGATTACACCACCGGCAATACCGAAGCCCTGCTGCAGGCATATAATGTAGCTAAAAGTACCCTCTGTTTCGAGATATCGGAACGTCATGAAGTGACCAAAGAGGGTAACGGCATCATCCATATACTTGAACACTATAAAAAAGAGGGATTCCAACTTGCTATCGATGATTTCGGCGTCGGATTTTCCGGCTTTAAACTGTTCTATGAATTTACGCCTGATGTCATCAAAATAGACCGCTTTTTTATCAACGGCATCTGCGAAGACCCAAAAAAAAGGGTGATCGTCGAAAATATCATTCAGCTGGCAAAGCAGCTAGGCGTCAGGATCATTGCCGAAGGGATCGAACGCGAAAGCGAGCTGGAGGTCTGCAAGGCTTTGGGGTGTCAGCTTGTCCAGGGTTACCTCATTCAAAGGCCCACTACCGACATCCATGATATAAAGACGAACCGCTCTGTTCTAAGCAACGTTGCCTGAACAGTCGGAAGTTTTCAGAAGAGAGGTTCTGCCGCTTAAAATGCTGCAGAACCGCAGGAAGAAAGTCTATTTTTTCTTTGTAACCGTCTTTTTCGCAGTTTTTTTTGCCGGAGCCTTTGCTGCTTTTGCCGCCGCTTTTTTAACCGCTTTTTTTGCTGATTTTTTGGCAACTTTTACCGCCGCTTTTTCCGTCGTCACTTTTTTCTTCAAGATGGTTTTGATCACTTTTTTAGCAACTT
Encoded proteins:
- a CDS encoding EAL domain-containing protein: MTDTRHFLEKIKALDFAFQPIVDIHTREIYAVEALLRNVEIIGYDSIHHFFDTAYHLGLLYAVDLLLREKAIKKFTQLENYAAIKLFYNLDNRLLDMEDYTTGNTEALLQAYNVAKSTLCFEISERHEVTKEGNGIIHILEHYKKEGFQLAIDDFGVGFSGFKLFYEFTPDVIKIDRFFINGICEDPKKRVIVENIIQLAKQLGVRIIAEGIERESELEVCKALGCQLVQGYLIQRPTTDIHDIKTNRSVLSNVA